A genomic region of Microlunatus sagamiharensis contains the following coding sequences:
- a CDS encoding TetR/AcrR family transcriptional regulator produces the protein MSGTRERILDVATEVLGSDPDAAMGEVAAAAGVVRRTVYGHFPSRADLVLALSRRAADELVAALAEGSEDQPPDEVWAGFVGRLWPLLHRYRVLVVLRRGELGPDIHAVLAPVDAALADLVRRGQQDGVFGLHLPAEVLSQVAWSTVFTIADGHLAHGGLAVDAAVTTSLLVLGVPASRASTLAARGDAS, from the coding sequence ATGAGCGGCACGCGGGAGCGGATCCTCGACGTGGCCACCGAGGTGCTGGGGTCGGACCCCGACGCCGCCATGGGCGAGGTCGCCGCGGCTGCCGGGGTGGTCCGGCGCACCGTCTACGGTCACTTCCCCTCGCGCGCCGACCTGGTCCTGGCCCTGTCGCGTCGCGCGGCCGACGAGCTGGTGGCCGCGTTGGCCGAGGGGTCTGAGGACCAGCCGCCCGACGAGGTCTGGGCCGGGTTCGTCGGCCGGCTCTGGCCCCTGCTGCACCGCTACCGCGTGCTGGTCGTCCTGCGCCGCGGCGAGCTCGGCCCCGACATCCACGCGGTGCTGGCCCCGGTCGACGCCGCGCTGGCCGACCTCGTGCGGCGCGGGCAGCAGGACGGGGTCTTCGGGCTCCACCTGCCGGCCGAGGTGCTGAGCCAGGTGGCCTGGTCGACGGTGTTCACGATCGCCGACGGCCACCTGGCCCACGGCGGGCTCGCCGTCGACGCGGCGGTGACGACCAGCCTGCTCGTCCTTGGCGTCCCGGCGTCGCGCGCCTCGACGCTCGCCGCCCGTGGGGACGCCTCGTGA